The following are encoded together in the Cololabis saira isolate AMF1-May2022 chromosome 5, fColSai1.1, whole genome shotgun sequence genome:
- the hprt1l gene encoding hypoxanthine phosphoribosyltransferase 1, like: MASYLQIADDEKGHDLDLFCVPRHYENDLDRVIIPHGLIMDRTERLARDIIQDMGGHHIVALCVLKGGYKFFADLLDYIKTLNQNSDKSVPLTVDFIRVKSYCNDKSTNSVKVIGGDELSNLSGKNVLIVEDIVETGRTMQTLLSLLSECNPKMVKVVSLLVKRTPRSSGYRPDYIGFEVPDAFLVGYALDYNEYFRDLSHICILNEQAKEKYKV; the protein is encoded by the exons ATGGCTTCATATCTGCAG aTCGCTGATGATGAGAAAGGACATGATCTGGACCTCTTCTGTGTTCCCCGGCATTATGAAAACGATTTGGACAGAGTGATCATCCCCCACGGACTCATTATGGACAG GACAGAGCGTCTGGCTCGCGACATAATCCAGGACATGGGGGGACACCACATCGTGGCTCTGTGTGTGCTGAAAGGGGGATACAAGTTTTTTGCTGACCTCCTGGACTACATTAAAACACTGAACCAGAACAGTGATAAATCAGTCCCGCTCACAGTGGATTTCATTAGAGTGAAGAGCTACTGT AATGATAAGTCAACAAACAGTGTCAAAGTTATAGGAGGGGATGAACTATCTAACCTCTCTGGCAAG AATGTTTTAATTGTTGAG GATATCGTGGAGACGGGAAGGACGATGCAGACACTGCTTTCCCTGCTGAGTGAATGTAATCCCAAAATGGTTAAAGTCGTGAG CCTTCTGGTAAAAAGGACCCCGAGGAGTTCAGGCTATAGGCCAGACT ACATTGGTTTTGAGGTACCAGATGCCTTTTTGGTTGGCTATGCTTTGGACTACAATGAGTACTTCCGAGATCTCAGT CACATCTGTATACTGAACGAACAAGCCAAGGAGAAGTACAAAGTGTGA
- the nudt7 gene encoding peroxisomal coenzyme A diphosphatase NUDT7, whose protein sequence is MNIKEETIATLKQFDLGQKLSRVPLLPRASVLIPLFVRAGELHTLMTLRSAQLRTSAGEVCFPGGKRDAEDLDDVDTALREAKEEIGLQPDDVQVLCTLFPIINKKGLLVTPVVGFIEETFCPTPNPAEVSAVFTVPLVFFTKEKDHCASTGAIGIMHSFDFVDPDTGCQYLIWGLTATFAILVAALALRTKPEFDVGFDSQDPSSFFQQILDIRRSKL, encoded by the exons ATGAATATAAAAGAGGAGACGATAGCCACTTTAAAGCAGTTTGACCTGGGACAGAAGTTGTCGCGTGTGCCGCTGCTGCCCAGAGCGTCGGTGCTGATCCCGCTGTTCGTGCGGGCAGGTGAGCTGCACACGCTCATGACGCTGCGCTCCGCACAG CTGAGGACCAGTGCCGGGGAGGTGTGTTTCCCAGGTGGGAAGAGAGACGCAGAGGACCTGGATGACGTTGACACTGCCCTGAGAGAGGCCAAAGAAGAGATAGGTCTGCAGCCTGACGATGTTCAGGTGCTCTGCACATTGTTCCCAATCATCAATAAG AAAGGTCTGCTGGTGACCCCCGTTGTTGGCTTCATAGAAGAGACCTTTTGTCCCACTCCAAACCCAGCAGAGGTCAGCGCCGTGTTCACAGTCCCGCTGGTATTCTTCACTAAGGAGAAGGACCATTGTGCCTCCACCGGTGCCATTGGAATAATGCACTCATTTGATTTTGTGGACCCTGATACAGGATGTCAGTATCTTATATGGGGACTTACAGCTACGTTTGCGATCCTGGTTGCAGCCCTTGCTCTGAGGACAAAACCTGAGTTTGATGTTGGTTTTGATTCGCAGGATCCATCATCATTTTTCCAACAGATTCTGGATATTAGACGCAGTAAACTATGA